In Notamacropus eugenii isolate mMacEug1 chromosome 1, mMacEug1.pri_v2, whole genome shotgun sequence, one genomic interval encodes:
- the PDCD1LG2 gene encoding programmed cell death 1 ligand 2 isoform X2, producing the protein MECNFDTGGQVDIEALRVTWAKDERTIVNFSSKQKDLEIHSEHNGRRMTLSEDQLSFRKALLHIRNVQIIDAGQYHCLLFYRDAADYKYVTLKVKASYKTINTQVIRVPGSNEMELTCQSKGYPLAVVSWLNISEPVNTTHSVTPEGLYNVTSVLRLQENTHRNISCEFWNQATQERTSAIVDPVLDQQGIPDEKLALIYIFIPTFIIILIFMAALIFLRRQLCPKDSHRTGLNL; encoded by the exons ATGGAGTGTAACTTTGACACTGGAGGACAAGTGGACATTGAAGCATTAAGAGTCACTTGGGCAAAGGATGAAAGGACAATTGTGAATTTTTCTAGCaaacagaaagacctggaaattcACAGTGAGCACAATGGAAGAAGAATGACATTGTCAGAGGATCAACTGTCCTTCAGGAAGGCCTTATTGCATATTAGGAATGTTCAAATAATAGATGCTGGCCAGTACCATTGCCTACTTTTCTATAGGGATGCTGCAGACTACAAGTACGTCACTCTGAAAGTAAAAG CTTCCTACAAGACAATAAATACCCAAGTCATCAGGGTCCCAGGAAGCAATGAAATGGAGCTTACCTGTCAGTCTAAAGGCTATCCTCTGGCAGTGGTATCCTGGCTAAACATCAGTGAACCTGTGAATACCACCCACTCAGTGACCCCTGAAGGTCTCTATAACGTCACCAGTGTCCTGAGGCTACAGGAAAACACTCATAGGAACATCAGCTGTGAGTTCTGGAATCAAGCTACCCAAGAAAGGACGTCTGCTATCGTGGACCCTGTTTTAG ATCAGCAgggaattcctgatgaaaaattaGCCCtgatttatattttcattccCACCTTCATCATCATCTTGATTTTTATGGCGGCCCTGATATTCCTTAGAAGACAACTCTGCCCAAAGGACTCACACAGAACAG gtctgaacctgtga
- the PDCD1LG2 gene encoding programmed cell death 1 ligand 2 isoform X1, translated as MTFLLSFLIVGIKLHLTTGLFTVTVPKELYIAEYGSNVTMECNFDTGGQVDIEALRVTWAKDERTIVNFSSKQKDLEIHSEHNGRRMTLSEDQLSFRKALLHIRNVQIIDAGQYHCLLFYRDAADYKYVTLKVKASYKTINTQVIRVPGSNEMELTCQSKGYPLAVVSWLNISEPVNTTHSVTPEGLYNVTSVLRLQENTHRNISCEFWNQATQERTSAIVDPVLDQQGIPDEKLALIYIFIPTFIIILIFMAALIFLRRQLCPKDSHRTGLNL; from the exons ATgaccttccttctctcatttctgATTGTGGGAATAAAGCTCCACCTGACAACAG GTTTATTTACAGTGACTGTTCCCAAGGAATTGTATATAGCAGAATATGGTAGCAATGTGACAATGGAGTGTAACTTTGACACTGGAGGACAAGTGGACATTGAAGCATTAAGAGTCACTTGGGCAAAGGATGAAAGGACAATTGTGAATTTTTCTAGCaaacagaaagacctggaaattcACAGTGAGCACAATGGAAGAAGAATGACATTGTCAGAGGATCAACTGTCCTTCAGGAAGGCCTTATTGCATATTAGGAATGTTCAAATAATAGATGCTGGCCAGTACCATTGCCTACTTTTCTATAGGGATGCTGCAGACTACAAGTACGTCACTCTGAAAGTAAAAG CTTCCTACAAGACAATAAATACCCAAGTCATCAGGGTCCCAGGAAGCAATGAAATGGAGCTTACCTGTCAGTCTAAAGGCTATCCTCTGGCAGTGGTATCCTGGCTAAACATCAGTGAACCTGTGAATACCACCCACTCAGTGACCCCTGAAGGTCTCTATAACGTCACCAGTGTCCTGAGGCTACAGGAAAACACTCATAGGAACATCAGCTGTGAGTTCTGGAATCAAGCTACCCAAGAAAGGACGTCTGCTATCGTGGACCCTGTTTTAG ATCAGCAgggaattcctgatgaaaaattaGCCCtgatttatattttcattccCACCTTCATCATCATCTTGATTTTTATGGCGGCCCTGATATTCCTTAGAAGACAACTCTGCCCAAAGGACTCACACAGAACAG gtctgaacctgtga